From Anopheles funestus chromosome 3RL, idAnoFuneDA-416_04, whole genome shotgun sequence, a single genomic window includes:
- the LOC125770620 gene encoding nucleosome-remodeling factor subunit NURF301 isoform X2, with product MTGRQSNGPGGSASVGKRRGRPPKTATMDRPKKFQYHLMKKPKYLCKDTQDGSTPSASRASSPHGSEESRPSTSRRTPATKGTRGRKSTPRGRPSGRGRGGHNNSSARKAYSYHDSEYHYGSDFGDDSDKSDLDDDYLRSPSDSDESLGHESDSDFSMTSSSGGPGINGAIYLKDPSPDPVWLQEREVPPLELPESSKDLLVPTDIVLKCTSIYEIIRRFRHQVRLSPFRFEDFCAAIWSEEQSALLTELHIMLLKGILREEDSQQTHFGPLDQKDSVNIALYLIDCITWPEVLRSYIESEPSLDQSVLKILATTEYPYVPAEDRLYVLQFLTDQFLVTTQVRDDVMQEAIRYDDHCRVCHRVGELLCCETCPAVFHLECVEPPLIDVPKGDWQCNLCKSHKVSGVIDCISTQEKQGMLSRQEMLGYDRHGRKYWFVVRRIFVENEDSSQVWYYSTVKQFELLLSKLDPDELEAELYQELDQKYRDDIVRQMTLTETLTNQHKGGKKSYIEVDNQRVEKLLGPSEMDEQGKESASSADMEGEEDIKEGGEAGTATENGGVNQAKDKESSSDETMVKEEDGAQQVNGGGSKHVTRSKTGSLTPRTFNLDELKKKNPKEEPANVASASSASTATDGIDRLTRQKVTQLSNGTLYFKLGMENGHKNYVNQYAVHPIALNKPQRNEERDKKRHLSHKFSLTPVSEFKWLGGGLYATQQQIITTIRQTLLALEQAIVTPFLHHNWNRLRKVWINAIGVCTTPNEFARAMCMFQTCLRGVVFASVWHEQLGHTKMYRITLAEREEKKKLEKREKRERDDEEERNRTAINFVKYSLGLKHQVWKQKGEEYRIHGQWDWIWMGNGRRRKTVPGRTTNEAAHVVLPVLLPETGERKVQKLDWRSYEAFVNCNDKTSGTFLFRSEQTPAAVDFLTDIGSLNEKLLQKINQIETFEVPQQYSTEIDVSRALSTPQGRILYPKVGRKCPLLEGLLQRRINLRDAEEQRIKLAKERQEEGLGEEPAVVSKSDTTPSNTTVITVRVLPPSECIEKQLQRIINSHGTAGQVGTVPIKPHVTAYQQHLRNRHYREKLQALVSQTQELRVKYHYANRMSAQNKCYSVSCSSASSSSCYSALCREKVALRAKLFAVLKQMQVLEIQHNSSVQATATAGGAAATTPAKSILEQKLTEARKESFENLLTNFSVNLFKSLNDDLERSKRTLVDYDEGLLAKLTADVSLKQEIPDDQGVAVKEEPDMVTAPSVMDCNDVVKEEVVCSSEDNASDSTAAMLDVTTTPLIEDVKPMDVDDGAVAPLNENSNSNSLSSDVSLGDGTRVTRGRGRSSRLATKLSDESATTANVSKEHPNTFPSKPKEEEMPEKKPEFMIPMRPNRRFALPSRSAKKDEVEVKEEAPDGSVRVYSVANTKGKIYLKKTLPPVVKANTGSGAAGDGTKPKTDVRIPILGNGKPRYPVVNYFRTKKAGVSSIMVLPRGELLKLAKHGGRLPVSGFHHLAKANTSVWPYPCSRPLFKTCWLYRSVNLSSLASVGLQLRILWTCLRWDDMAMKPVTADGKQQVTTESEIMSLELLRHRHVGMFNERLQYLRRKVVIPLELPKTVREVQSIRSGLRKRKRAESPQQTEPQVSEEWIDEDKLELWEIKLYGEKQEKLVAASAQPVTRNSTGKLPMGNRLNDSSSTASPGGGGGTMANKSSSSVTNKVSRDEINEKMEQQLRIQRAAHNQKRALELKQEGGTTPKGTGIIQRKILVKNPDGTTKIIQQNVATNSNASHQAAGTSKPDGPQKVQIIRGPDGKVSVRGLNPGQQLIQTPDGKLHVLSSNPNSPKQMITKIGQKIVKVGQSGTPNSSAGATSTVTSSDTSAPNTPTQHILNKGVLMRSVTSTPTGAASPQPVKQVVQRQLLQKVQTTNSTASVQNVQQIVSSSAAQKIVINNQGTLQKVITSSGHQLLATTTPVQKVVTQSNLQQLLQGTQHQGGQKVIVEPTAAAAAAAAAAAASSTAQSPMPTQKVLLATTPGQPTVTKQILIQNATSVGGTPQQIIINHGGQKMVQQIVASPGQQIMIGGQRIILNSGQKLVNNTPLQIQTQPTVVSVAGGAQLTTTGTMQQIQKVQQIVTAAQPTVASATIQPQQQQTQQIQFQIQQQPATMQAVATTSQQQQQTVAISQVQSLAQQLSSGKLQLANVNGQQVLLRPISNNQAQVVAHIKAQPNGTSQIIPVANLADPAQAQQQQLQQQLQQQQQQQQQQQQQQQQQQLLQQQQILQPAVQQVLQTTTDINNVVLQQQQQQQQQQQQISNSVEQSLLQGQPPGTVIKCVTAQVVHTGQGPRIVLQGLQGSDFTPQQTALVQQQVKQQLLRVQESNGRQGSMIGPTKIYLAIQPAQNSVATTGAVASQPPPLTPVQIKHESGTPIQIHHQDNTTEAVADMGTSEDTASNTTIPAVPMIAGTNNSSIVDDGKPRILSNIIINGANNNATGINPLVKKELIQKVSNNLNKQQQQKMQQQNVQLAEAESSDDTAARLLKDVANDAKELEGEDGAEGKNSFVVTPDYIQQLINNARKQGNTPEIEEKLLNLQRYHEKNTKPEDRPDRTIALQHNYSNMTGNRSESHSNSSRTRKRVNPRVDDDDDEWQMDTPKRSRPSKSTSSATASGGNASFSPGTSSRERKLSNNENHGSSPSKRRTAAPTNRQAHESPTMTAVAVSADGKSDPPSAARNRNADKRKQHAAGDGTASGGNVVVSSLATGNSPQQQSPQQRQNKLQAQLNRHKEQLKKDILKKRSHLEKELQVQIQKELSVELQSASGTTNVRAAPGGGGAVVVASAAGTTASSLQQQQQQRQENSSLQTPPTFESIVSNADAHGENEQLVPPGRGSSKQATDKSSSTSTTATTSRRRTTAGANAAKEQASNTPAAAGSKRGQKHATPASSKAGNTRSSGGRGSGQTKRGGAKKNNKAQTHCICQTPYDDSKFYVGCDLCNNWFHGDCVGISEEESKKITEYICSECKHARDTQELYCLCRQPYDESQFYICCDKCQDWFHGRCVGILQCEANNIDEYSCPNCQMNNAINFANMKTLSMREFENLKKLIKQIQQHKSAWPFMEPVDPNEAPDYYRVIKEPMDLQKIETKIDNKIYQTLSEFIGDMTKIFDNCRYYNPKESPFFRCAESLESFFVQKIKYFREHLIDRNDDLVGVGTLSSTTAAAAAAPETSAVTATA from the exons ATGACAGGACGGCAATCCAATGGCCCAGGTGGCAGTGCATCCGTGGGCAAACGGAGGGGCCGCCCGCCAAAAACGGCCACAATGGATCGGCCGAAGAAGTTCCAGTATCATCTGATGAAGAAGCCCAAATATTTGTGCAAGGATACACAAGACGGCAGTACACCGTCggcgtcacgcgcctcatcgCCACATGGGAGTGAGGAAAGCCGTCCCTCTACCTCTCGGAGGACACCAGCAACGAAAGGTACGAGAGGCAGAAAATCAACGCCTCGCGGACGTCCAAGCGGTCGAGGTCGTGGAGGACACAATAATTCTTCCGCCCGAAAAG CTTATTCGTACCATGATTCGGAATATCATTACGGTTCCGACTTTGGAGACGACAGCGACAAAAGCGATCTCGACGATGACTATCTGCGTTCGCCCAGCGATTCGGACGAAAGTCTCGGACATGAATCTGACAGCGATTTCTCGATGACCAGCTCAAGTGGTGGACCCGGCATCAACGGGGCGATTTATCTGAAGGATCCAAGTCCGGATCCCGTTTGGCTGCAGGAGCGTGAAGTGCCGCCGCTCGAACTGCCCGAATCGTCGAAGGATCTGCTAGTGCCTACGGACATTGTGCTCAAGTGCACGTCCATCTATGAAATCATCCGACGCTTCCGTCACCAGGTTAGGCTGTCTCCGTTTCGGTTCGAGGACTTTTGCGCTGCCATCTGGAGCGAAGAGCAGAGCGCTTTGCTAACCGAGTTGCACATCATGCTGCTGAAGGGCATCCTGCGAGAAGAAGATTCGCAGCAAACGCACTTCGGGCCGCTCGATCAGAAGGACAGCGTAAACATTGCGCTGTACTTGATCGACTGCATTACCTGGCCGGAGGTGTTAAGAAGCTACATCGAAAGCGAGCCCAGCTTAGATCAGAGTGTGCTAAAGATACTAGCTACTACCGAGTATCCGTACGTTCCGGCCGAAGATCGTTTGTACGTGCTGCAGTTTCTAACCGATCAATTTTTGGTAACGACACAAGTGCGGGACGATGTGATGCAGGAAGCCATCCGGTACGATGATCACTGTCGTGTTTGCCATCGGGTGGGAGAATTGTTGTGCTGTGAAACCTGTCCAGCTGTTTTCCATCTGGAGTGTGTAGAACCACCACTGATAGACGTACCGAAAGGTGACTGGCAGTGCAATCTATGTAAATCGCACAAAGTATCCGGCGTTATAGACTGCATCTCGACGCAGGAAAAGCAGGGTATGCTATCGCGACAGGAAATGCTCGGATACGATCGACACGGTCGGAAGTATTGGTTCGTGGTGCGACGGATTTTCGTGGAAAATGAAGACTCGTCACAGGTATGGTACTACAGCACGGTGAAGCAGTTCGAGCTGTTGCTCTCGAAGCTCGATCCCGATGAGCTCGAGGCGGAACTTTATCAGGAGCTAGATCAGAAGTATCGCGATGATATCGTGCGGCAAATGACGCTGACTGAAACATTAACAAATCAACACAAGGGAGGAAAGAAATCGTACATCGAGGTTGACAATCAGCGCGTGGAAAAGCTGCTCGGTCCGTCGGAGATGGATGAACAAGGCAAAGAAAGTGCTAGTTCGGCTGATATGGAGGGTGAGGAAGATATCAAGGAGGGGGGCGAGGCAGGAACGGCTACAGAGAACGGTGGTGTCAACCAAGCCAAGGACAAAGAGTCATCATCCGATGAAACAATGGTGAAGGAAGAGGATGGCGCACAACAAGTGAATGGTGGGGGCAGTAAACATGTAACCCGATCGAAAACAGGATCACTAACACCGCGCACTTTTAATTTGGATgagttgaagaagaaaaatccaaaGGAAGAGCCGGCAAATGTTGCTAGCGCTTCCAGTGCAAGCACGGCAACGGACGGTATCGATCGATTGACGCGCCAGAAAGTAACCCAACTGTCGAACGGGACGCTCTACTTCAAGCTGGGTATGGAAAATGGACACAAAAATTACGTCAACCAGTACGCCGTGCATCCGATCGCGTTGAACAAACCGCAGCGCAACGAGGAACGTGATAAGAAGAGACACCTTTCGCACAAATTCTCACTCACGCCGGTGTCGGAGTTCAAATGGCTAGGCGGTGGATTGTATGCGACTCAGCAGCAGATCATTACGACCATTCGCCAAACGTTGCTTGCACTAGAGCAAGCGATCGTAACGCCGTTCTTGCATCATAATTGGAACCGCCTTCGGAAGGTGTGGATCAATGCGATCGGTGTGTGCACCACCCCGAATGAGTTTGCACGGGCGATGTGTATGTTCCAGACCTGTCTGCGCGGTGTAGTATTTGCTAGCGTTTGGCACGAGCAGCTAGGGCACACAAAAATGTACCGGATAACGCTGGCCGAACGGGAGGAAAAGAAGAAGCTGGAAAAGCGCGAAAAGCGCGAACGTGACGACGAGGAGGAGCGGAACAGAACGGCGATTAATTTCGTAAAGTATTCGCTCGGCTTGAAGCATCAGGTATGGAAGCAAAAGGGAGAAGAGTACCGTATCCACGGACAGTGGGATTGGATCTGGATGGGAAATGGACGTCGAAGGAAGACAGTCCCCGGGCGAACAACGAACGAGGCGGCTCATGTGGTACTGCCGGTGCTGCTACCTGAAACGGGAGAGCGAAAGGTGCAGAAGCTGGATTGGCGATCTTACGAAGCCTTCGTCAATTGCAACGACAAAACGTCCGGAACTTTTCTGTTCCGGTCGGAACAGACGCCAGCGGCCGTGGATTTTCTCACCGACATAGGTTCGCTGAACGAAAAGTTGCTACAAAAGATTAATCAAATTGAAACGTTCGAGGTTCCGCAACAGTATAGCACCGAAATTGATGTTTCGCGTGCACTTTCCACACCGCAGGGCCGCATACTGTATCCGAAGGTGGGCCGAAAGTGTCCACTGCTGGAAGGGTTGCTACAGCGCCGTATCAACTTGCGCGACGCAGAGGAGCAGCGTATTAAGTTGGCCAAGGAACGCCAGGAAGAGGGTTTGGGTGAAGAGCCTGCTGTGGTTTCGAAGTCGGACACTACACCCAGCAATACGACCGTCATAACGGTGCGTGTGCTTCCACCCAGTGAGTGCATTGAGAAGCAGCTGCAGCGCATTATCAACAGCCATGGAACCGCGGGACAGGTTGGTACGGTTCCGATAAAGCCCCACGTAACCGCTTATCAGCAACATCTTCGCAACCGACACTATCGGGAAAAGTTACAGGCCTTGGTCAGTCAGACGCAAGAGTTGCGTGTGAAGTATCACTACGCGAATCGAATGTCCGCACAAAACAAGTGCTACTCGGTTTCCTGCAGCAGTGCCAGTAGCTCGTCGTGCTACTCTGCTTTGTGTCGCGAGAAGGTAGCTTTAAGGGCGAAACTATTCGCGGTGCTTAAGCAAATGCAGGTGTTGGAAATTCAGCACAACAGCTCCGTTCAAGCTACGGCCACAGCTGGTGGTGCGGCTGCAACAACTCCTGCAAAGTCCATACTGGAGCAGAAGCTGACGGAAGCGAGAAAGGAGAGCTTTGAAAATTTACTCACCAACTTCTCTGTAAATCTGTTCAAATCGCTAAATGATGATTTGGAGCGATCGAAGCGAACGCTGGTGGACTATGACGAAGGGCTGCTGGCCAAACTAACGGCCGACGTTTCACTGAAGCAGGAAATTCCCGACGATCAAGGTGTAGCGGTGAAGGAGGAACCCGAtatggtcacggcaccatccGTCATGGATTGTAATGATGTTGTCAAAGAGGAAGTTGTGTGCAGCAGTGAGGACAACGCAAGCGATAGTACCGCTGCAATGCTGGACGTAACAACGACACCGCTGATCGAAGATGTAAAACCGATGGATGTGGATGACGGTGCAGTTGCACCATTGAACGAGAATTCCAATTCCAACTCACTTTCTTCGGATGTTTCCCTCGGAGACGGAACGCGCGTTACACGCGGACGAGGACGATCTTCACGCTTAGCAACGAAGCTTAGCGACGAATCAGCTACCACCGCTAATGTGTCGAAGGAACATCCCAACACGTTTCCCTCCAAGccaaaggaagaagaaatgcCAGAGAAGAAGCCGGAGTTTATGATTCCGATGCGACCGAATCGTCGTTTTGCGCTTCCTTCGCGAAGTGCGAAAAAAGATGAGGTGGAAGTAAAGGAAGAAGCACCGGATGGCAGTGTGCGCGTGTATTCTGTGGCTAATACGAAGGGGAAAATTTATCTCAAGAAAACACTTCCACCGGTGGTGAAAGCGAACACCGGTTCAGGTGCGGCCGGCGATGGAACCAAACCCAAAACAGACGTCAGAATTCCCATTCTGGGTAACGGGAAACCGCGCTATCCCGTGGTCAATTACTTCCGCACGAAGAAGGCAGGCGTATCTTCGATCATGGTGTTGCCCCGTGGCGAACTGTTGAAGCTAGCCAAACATGGCGGACGTTTGCCGGTGTCGGGTTTTCACCATTTGGCAAAGGCAAACACTTCCGTGTGGCCCTATCCCTGCTCGCGCCCGTTATTTAAAACATGCTGGCTGTATCGTAGCGTAAATCTTTCATCGCTGGCATCGGTAGGATTGCAATTGCGCATTCTTTGGACTTGCCTGCGATGGGATGATATGGCCATGAAGCCGGTAACGGCCGATGGCAAACAACAGGTGACGACGGAGTCGGAAATCATGTCACTGGAATTGCTTCGTCACAGGCACGTAGGGATGTTTAACGAGCGGTTACAGTATCTGCGCCGGAAAGTGGTCATACCATTGGAGTTGCCGAAAACTGTACGAG AAGTTCAATCCATTCGTTCGGGATTGCGCAAACGGAAACGAGCCGAATCGCCCCAGCAAACCGAACCGCAAGTGTCGGAAGAATGGATCGACGAAGACAAGCTGGAGCTGTGGGAGATAAAGCTGTACGGTGAAAAGCAGGAAAAGCTGGTCGCAGCCTCAGCCCAACCAGTGACGCGAAACAGTACGGGCAAGCTACCGATGGGCAATCGACTAAACGATTCGTCTTCGACCGCTTcgcctggtggtggtggtggtacgaTGGCTAACAAATCGTCTTCCTCCGTTACCAATAAAGTATCGCGCGATGAAATCAATGAAAAGATGGAACAACAATTACGTATACAGCGGGCAGCACACAATCAAAAACGAGCTTTGGAACTGAAGCAAG AAGGTGGCACCACACCGAAAGGCACCGGTATAATTCAGCGCAAGATTTTGGTCAAGAATCCGGACGGTACAACAAAAATCATCCAACAGAATGTAGCGACCAACTCCAATGCCAGTCACCAGGCAGCTGGAACCTCGAAACCGGACGGTCCGCAAAAGGTGCAAATCATTCGTGGGCCAGACGGGAAAGTAAGCGTGCGTGGTTTGAACCCAGGCCAACAGTTGATTCAAACGCCGGATGGTAAATTGCACGTGCTAAGCAGTAATCCCAACT CACCCAAACAAATGATCACAAAGATCGGACAGAAGATTGTAAAGGTTGGTCAATCCGGGACGCCCAATTCCTCTGCGGGTGCCACATCGACAGTTACAAGCAGCGATACCAGTGCTCCAAACACGCCTACACAACACATACTAAACAAGGGAGTATTGATGCGCAGTGTCACATCGACTCCGACTGGCGCGGCATCGCCTCAACCGGTCAAACAGGTCGTACAGCGTCAGCTCTTGCAAAAG GTACAAACCACAAACTCAACAGCAAGTGTACAAAATGTACAGCAAATCGTATCGTCCTCTGCGGCACAGAAAATAGTGATCAACAACCAGGGCACGCTGCAGAAAGTCATTACAAGCAGTGGCCACCAATTGTTGGCAACAACGACACCAGTGCAGAAAGTAGTGACGCAGTCGAACTTGCAACAGCTACTCCAAGGTACACAGCATCAGGGCGGTCAGAAGGTGATCGTCGAACCGacggcagcagctgcagcagctgcgGCCGCCGCCGCCGCATCGAGCACCGCTCAATCGCCGATGCCGACGCAAAAAGTGTTGCTCGCTACCACACCCGGTCAGCCGACCGTTACCAAACAAATATTGATACAAAACGCAACCAGTGTTGGAGGTACTCCGCAgcaaatcatcatcaaccatGGCGGTCAGAAAATGGTTCAGCAAATAGTGGCGTCTCCCGGCCAGCAGATAATGATCGGTGGTCAGAGAATCATTCTCAACAGTGGACAGAAGCTGGTGAACAACACTCCGCTGCAGATACAAACGCAGCCGACCGTTGTGTCGGTGGCCGGCGGTGCACAGCTAACGACGACCGGGacgatgcaacaaattcaGAAAGTGCAACAAATCGTGACGGCGGCTCAACCGACTGTTGCTTCCGCTACTATAcaaccacagcagcagcaaactcAGCAAATACAATTCCAGATTCAGCAGCAGCCCGCTACTATGCAGGCGGTGGCTACGACCtctcagcaacagcaacaaaccgtTGCTATCAGTCAGGTGCAAAGCTTGGCCCAACAGCTCTCTAGCGGTAAATTGCAGTTGGCGAATGTTAACGGGCAACAGGTTCTGCTGCGACCAATAAGCAACAATCAGGCACAGGTTGTTGCACACATCAAGGCGCAACCCAACGGCACATCACAAATTATTCCTGTCGCTAACCTAGCCGACCCTGCCCaggcacagcagcagcaactacaacaacaactgcaacagcagcagcaacaacagcaacaacaacaacagcagcagcagcaacagcaattgttacaacagcagcagatttTACAGCCTGCCGTACAACAGGTattgcaaacaacaacagacaTTAATAATGTCGTgctccagcaacagcagcagcagcagcaacagcaacagcaaatcaGCAATTCGGTGGAACAGTCACTGTTACAAGGGCAGCCCCCCGGCACGGTTATTAAATGTGTTACGGCACAGGTAGTGCATACCGGTCAAGGACCCAGGATTGTTTTACAAGGACTGCAAGGCAGCGATTTTACACCTCAACAAACCGCACTGGTACAACAGCAAGTCAAACAGCAATTGCTAAGAG TTCAAGAATCAAATGGTCGGCAAGGTAGTATGATTGGGCCAACGAAAATCTATCTGGCCATTCAACCAGCCCAGAACTCGGTAGCGACCACCGGTGCCGTTGCCAGCCAGCCTCCACCACTGACGCCGGTGCAAATAAAGCACGAGTCCGGAACACCGATACAGATACACCATCAA GACAATACAACGGAAGCTGTTGCGGATATGGGTACGTCGGAGGATACTGCTAGCAATACTACGATACCTGCCGTTCCGATGATTGCCGGAACAAACAATAGTTCGATCGTTGATGACGGAAAGCCACGCATCCTTTCGAACATCATCATTAATGGTGCCAATAATAATGCGACTGGAATTAATCCGTTGGTGAAGAAGGAGTTGATCCAAAAAGTGAGTAACAATCTGAacaagcaacagcagcaaaagatGCAGCAACAGAATGTACAGCTAGCAGAGGCTGAGTCGTCCGATGATACGGCAGCGCGGCTCTTGAAGGATGTAGCAAACGATGCAAAGGAGCTGGAAGGAGAGGATGGTGCCGAAGGGAAGAATTCGTTCGTTGTAACACCGGATTATATTCAGCAAT TGATTAACAATGCCCGCAAACAAGGAAATACGCCTGAAATAGAGGAAAAACTGCTAAATTTGCAGCGCTATCATGAAAAGAACACTAAACCCGAGGATCGACCCGATCGTACGATTGCACTGCAGCACAACTACAGCAACATGACGGGGAACCGTAGCGAATCACACAGTAATAGTAGCCGTACCCGTAAACGTGTGAATCCGCGTgtggacgatgatgatgatgaatggcAGATGGACACCCCGAAGCGCTCGCGTCCTTCCAAAAGCACCTCATCCGCCACTGCAAGCGGTGGTAATGCATCGTTCAGTCCGGGAACAAGCAGCCGGGAACGAAAACTTTCCAACAACGAAAACCATGGCAGTTCTCCGAGCAAAAGAcgaacagcagcaccaacaaaCCGTCAGGCACACGAATCCCCAACCATGACGGCTGTGGCTGTGTCTGCGGATGGAAAATCCGATCCTCCCTCAGCTGCTCGGAACAGGAATGCGGACAAACGGAAGCAACATGCGGCCGGTGATGGTACTGCTTCGGGTGGCAATGTTGTTGTTAGCTCCTTGGCCACTGGTAACTCGCCGCAGCAACAGAGTCCACAGCAGAGGCAGAACAAATTGCAG GCACAATTGAATCGTCACAAGGAACAGTTAAAGAAAGACATTCTCAAGAAACGATCTCATCTCGAAAAGGAATTGCAGGTACAGATACAAAAGGAACTCTCCGTCGAGCTGCAGTCGGCTTCTGGCACCACAAACGTCCGGGCGGCACCAGGTGGTGGAGGAGCTGTGGTGGTAGCGTCGGCGGCTGGTACGACAGCATCGTCCctccaacagcaacagcagcagcggcaggaGAACAGTTCGCTTCAAACACCACCAACGTTCGAGTCGATCGTGTCCAATGCGGACGCACATGGGGAGAATGAACAGCTGGTGCCGCCCGGTCGTGGTAGCTCGAAGCAAGCGACGGATAAGAGTTCCTCAACATCAACCACAGCCACCACAAGCAGAAGgag AACGACTGCGGGAGCAAATGCGGCAAAAGAACAAGCATCCAACACGCCGGCCGCTGCCGGTAGCAAACGAGGCCAAAAGCATGCCACGCCAGCAAGTTCGAAAGCTGGAAACACTCGATCGTCGGGTGGCCGTGGATCGGGGCAAACGAAACGAGGAGGTgcgaaaaagaataataaagcCCAAACGCATTGCATCTGTCAGACACCGTATGACGATTCGAA aTTCTATGTTGGTTGCGATCTGTGTAATAATTGGTTCCATGGCGATTGTGTTGGTATCAGCGAGGAAGAGTCGAAGAAGATCACAGAATACATCTGCAGCGAATGTAAGCATGCTCGGGACACACAGGAGCTGTACTGTCTCTGCCGACAGCCGTACGATGAATCTCA GTTTTACATTTGCTGTGATAAGTGTCAGGATTGGTTCCATGGTCGTTGCGTTGGTATTTTGCAATGCGAGGCTAACAACATCGATGAGTACAGCTGCCCGAACTGTCAGATGAACAATGCAATTAATTTTGCCAACATGAAAACGCTTAGCATGAGGGAGTTTGAAAATCTTAAGAAACTGATCAAACAAATACAG CAACACAAAAGCGCCTGGCCGTTTATGGAACCGGTCGATCCAAACGAGGCACCGGATTATTATCGTGTAATAAAAGAACCAATGG ATCTGCAAAAGatcgaaacaaaaatcgaCAACAAAATCTATCAAACACTGTCCGAGTTCATCGGCGATATGACGAAAATATTCGACAACTGTCGGTACTACAACCCGAAGGAATCGCCATTTTTCCGCTGTGCCGAAAGTCTCGAATCGTTCTTCGTGCAAAAGATCAAATACTTCCGCGAGCATCTCATCGATCGAAACGATGATTTGGTGGGGGTCGGTACTCTCTCCTCtactacagcagcagcagcagcagcaccagagACATCTGCTGTGACCGCTACAGCGTAG